In a genomic window of Pseudomonas oryzihabitans:
- a CDS encoding sensor histidine kinase, which translates to MEYHLSLSRRIVIAFVLMTCLVGGVFSLGIVAVVHTVEERLISTDLRNELERMVQRDMRRGGQPVLDPDMRLYFVPLAEVAQLPDHLRDLPAGFSEVEEDHQYFYAYVAELEGNHFVLLQNQSDFEARERLLYKVVLVGFLSSVALAWLLGWALARRVIAPVVRLARQVRRRDQILDVTPPLAPDYAKDEVGELAGAFDHAFDRLRAVLVRERLFTSDVSHELRTPLMVINSSCELLAAIPDLPPRAQGPLERMTRAAREMQELVQTFLALARNQGDSDTQAPRATLAEVARRQTAEWQAAVEAKGLQWRLSVAPEADTYLWHEPFLRSVMSNLLRNALHYTERGYIGLQVGAQGFVVEDSGVGIPAEQREAMFQPFVRGAEGRGEGLGLGLSLVRRICQLQGWSVALGDSALGGCRFEIRLGSDRVAD; encoded by the coding sequence ATGGAGTACCACCTGAGCCTGTCGCGGCGGATCGTCATCGCCTTCGTGCTGATGACCTGCCTGGTCGGCGGCGTGTTTTCCCTGGGCATCGTCGCGGTGGTGCACACCGTCGAGGAGCGGCTGATTTCCACCGACCTGCGCAATGAGCTGGAGCGTATGGTGCAGCGCGACATGCGGCGGGGTGGCCAGCCGGTGCTGGATCCCGATATGCGCCTGTATTTCGTCCCCCTTGCCGAGGTGGCGCAATTACCCGACCACTTGCGTGACCTACCAGCAGGTTTCAGCGAAGTGGAGGAAGACCATCAGTATTTCTACGCCTATGTGGCCGAACTCGAGGGCAATCACTTCGTCCTGTTGCAGAACCAGAGCGATTTCGAAGCTCGGGAACGCCTGCTCTACAAGGTGGTGCTGGTCGGCTTCCTGAGCAGCGTGGCCCTGGCCTGGCTGTTGGGTTGGGCCCTGGCGCGGCGGGTGATCGCCCCGGTGGTGCGCCTGGCACGGCAGGTACGGCGGCGCGATCAGATCCTGGATGTCACACCACCCCTGGCCCCCGACTATGCCAAGGACGAGGTGGGGGAATTGGCCGGGGCCTTCGACCACGCCTTCGATCGCCTGCGCGCCGTACTGGTGCGCGAGCGATTGTTCACCAGCGATGTCAGCCATGAGCTGCGTACGCCGCTGATGGTCATCAATTCGTCCTGCGAGCTGCTGGCCGCCATACCGGATCTACCGCCCCGGGCGCAGGGACCGCTGGAACGCATGACGCGCGCTGCGCGCGAGATGCAGGAGCTGGTCCAGACGTTCCTGGCGCTGGCTCGCAACCAGGGTGACAGCGATACCCAGGCACCCCGGGCCACCCTGGCCGAGGTGGCCCGTCGGCAGACGGCGGAATGGCAGGCGGCGGTGGAGGCCAAGGGACTGCAATGGCGGCTGAGCGTGGCGCCGGAAGCTGACACCTACCTCTGGCACGAACCCTTCCTGCGCTCGGTGATGAGTAATCTGCTACGCAACGCGCTGCACTATACCGAGCGTGGCTACATCGGCTTGCAGGTCGGCGCCCAGGGCTTCGTGGTGGAAGACAGCGGCGTGGGTATCCCGGCAGAGCAGCGCGAAGCCATGTTTCAGCCCTTCGTACGCGGCGCCGAAGGGCGTGGCGAAGGACTGGGACTTGGCCTGTCTTTGGTCA
- a CDS encoding DUF481 domain-containing protein, producing the protein MRFRFLTSLALLSLASFAHADTVWLKNGDRLTGTIKLLDSKKLLLQTEYGGNIPLAWDKIKTLQRDKPVIVQRGKYEPDFPVESLKPANDGEVVVTTTDGAQTVPLASITQIVTPRPFLRDFAWKGNIDAGLDYINSSKDSEKYDIDFRTQARHGMWRHNANGSYDRYEADDVVSINKYDLQYALDRFFDEKFFWQGRAEYKRDWIQDLAKQRTIGTGPGYQFWDNELGAFSLTGLLNQNRYEYRDGGSSSFLSASMKWDYNRYLYGQTVQFFTTGEIGRPLDNTADLTFDGDIGLRYKVTNWASLNLKASKELTSGAEGNVNQTEYTAGVGVSW; encoded by the coding sequence ATGCGTTTTCGATTCCTTACCTCGCTCGCGCTGTTGTCGCTTGCCTCGTTCGCCCATGCCGACACGGTCTGGCTCAAGAATGGCGACCGCCTGACCGGAACCATCAAGCTGCTCGACAGCAAGAAGCTGCTGCTGCAGACCGAGTACGGCGGCAACATTCCGCTGGCTTGGGACAAGATCAAGACCCTGCAACGCGACAAGCCGGTCATCGTCCAGCGCGGCAAGTACGAGCCCGATTTCCCCGTGGAAAGCCTCAAGCCGGCCAATGACGGCGAGGTGGTGGTCACCACCACTGACGGCGCGCAGACCGTACCCCTGGCGAGCATCACCCAGATCGTCACGCCGCGTCCCTTCCTGCGCGACTTCGCCTGGAAAGGCAACATCGATGCCGGCCTGGACTACATCAACTCGTCCAAGGACAGCGAGAAGTACGACATCGACTTCCGCACCCAGGCACGGCACGGCATGTGGCGGCACAATGCCAACGGCAGCTATGACCGCTACGAGGCCGACGACGTGGTCTCGATCAACAAGTACGACCTGCAGTACGCCCTGGATCGCTTCTTCGACGAGAAGTTCTTCTGGCAGGGCCGGGCCGAATACAAGCGCGACTGGATTCAGGACCTGGCCAAGCAGCGGACCATAGGTACCGGTCCGGGTTACCAGTTCTGGGACAACGAACTGGGCGCCTTCTCGCTCACCGGTCTGCTCAACCAGAACCGCTACGAATATCGCGACGGCGGTTCCAGCAGCTTCCTCTCGGCGAGCATGAAGTGGGACTACAACCGTTATCTCTACGGCCAGACCGTCCAGTTCTTCACCACTGGCGAAATCGGCCGGCCGCTGGACAACACCGCCGACCTGACCTTCGATGGCGACATCGGCCTGAGATACAAGGTGACCAACTGGGCCTCCTTGAACCTCAAGGCATCCAAGGAACTGACCAGCGGCGCCGAGGGCAACGTCAACCAGACGGAATACACCGCCGGCGTCGGCGTGTCCTGGTAA
- a CDS encoding MGMT family protein, with protein MSESSAPDPRRQALFQALAAIPPGRVVSYGQLAELAGLGRGARWAGWMLGRLPEGSTLPWHRVIAADGRPSLTRDSPSGREQRERLRAEGVMLHEDRVDMRRYRWNPAEGVE; from the coding sequence ATGAGCGAATCCTCTGCTCCCGATCCCCGCCGCCAGGCGCTCTTCCAGGCGCTGGCCGCCATCCCTCCCGGGCGAGTGGTCAGCTATGGCCAGTTGGCGGAGCTGGCCGGTCTCGGGCGCGGTGCCCGCTGGGCAGGTTGGATGCTGGGGCGCTTGCCGGAAGGCAGTACCCTGCCCTGGCACCGCGTGATCGCGGCCGATGGCCGGCCGAGCCTGACCCGCGACAGCCCGTCTGGAAGGGAGCAACGCGAGCGTCTGCGTGCCGAAGGTGTGATGCTGCACGAGGACCGGGTGGACATGCGTCGGTACCGGTGGAATCCAGCTGAGGGTGTCGAGTAG
- a CDS encoding AmpG family muropeptide MFS transporter: MFARFWREAVTTYKSKACLALLLLGFAAGLPAMLVFSTLSVWLREAGVSRETIGYASWITLAYAFKWVWSPMLDLWKLPLLGRLGRRRSWLVLSQVVVGLGLVGMALCNPQQHLEQLIALAVLVAFASATQDIAVDAYRLEIAGDERQAALAACYMTGYRIAALLASAGALFLAEELGSSKLDYSQSAWATTYLLFALLVVPSLITSLLIREPEQVAPLAMAESPFGFNHQLVAVALLLVMLISIPAAINALVAQAWPRALLYTLFIVGILSPWGRYCTRPLSDLLRRVREPMRLRDAANAEEVPRFDFVHQMVSVILLIVLLVAVPGALSAYAGGYWPRGLMYSLIAWGCLCAPGRRLMAPVLTPITEFIQRYQWQALLLLGLISTYRLSDTVMGVMAGVFYIDVGYSKETIASVSKVFGVFMTLLGAGLGGVLITRIGILPILFIGGAASALTNLLFVMIASTGANVPLLIATICADNISGGMATSAFVAYLSSLTNLRFSATQYAMLSSLMLLLPRLLGGYSGAMVEHVGYSSFFSLTALMGVPTLLLIAMLWLRQRRMPVAPESANGGH; encoded by the coding sequence ATGTTTGCACGTTTCTGGCGTGAAGCCGTCACCACCTACAAGTCCAAGGCCTGTCTGGCGCTGCTGCTGCTGGGTTTCGCCGCCGGCTTGCCGGCGATGCTGGTGTTCTCCACCCTCTCCGTCTGGCTGCGCGAAGCCGGGGTGAGCCGCGAGACCATTGGCTATGCCAGCTGGATCACCCTGGCCTATGCCTTCAAGTGGGTGTGGTCGCCCATGCTCGACCTCTGGAAGCTGCCGCTACTCGGCCGACTCGGCCGGCGACGCTCCTGGCTGGTACTGTCCCAGGTCGTGGTCGGCCTGGGCCTGGTGGGCATGGCGCTGTGCAATCCGCAGCAGCACCTGGAGCAGTTGATTGCCCTGGCGGTCCTGGTGGCCTTCGCCTCGGCGACCCAGGACATCGCCGTGGACGCCTATCGCCTGGAGATCGCGGGCGACGAACGCCAGGCGGCGCTGGCCGCCTGCTACATGACCGGCTATCGCATCGCGGCCCTGCTCGCCAGCGCCGGCGCGCTATTCCTCGCCGAGGAACTGGGCTCGTCCAAACTGGACTACAGCCAGAGCGCCTGGGCCACCACCTACCTGCTGTTCGCCCTGCTGGTGGTGCCCAGCCTGATCACCAGCCTGCTGATCCGCGAGCCCGAGCAGGTGGCGCCCCTGGCCATGGCCGAATCGCCCTTCGGCTTCAATCATCAACTGGTGGCGGTGGCGCTGCTGCTGGTGATGCTGATCTCCATCCCCGCGGCGATCAACGCCCTGGTCGCCCAGGCCTGGCCGCGCGCTCTGCTCTATACGCTGTTCATCGTGGGCATCCTCTCGCCCTGGGGGCGCTATTGCACGCGCCCGCTCAGTGACCTGCTGCGTCGGGTCCGCGAGCCCATGCGCCTGCGCGACGCCGCCAATGCCGAGGAAGTACCGCGCTTCGATTTCGTGCATCAGATGGTCTCGGTGATCTTGCTCATCGTGCTGCTGGTGGCGGTTCCCGGCGCCCTGTCGGCCTATGCCGGCGGCTACTGGCCACGCGGCCTGATGTATAGCCTGATCGCCTGGGGTTGCCTGTGCGCCCCCGGTCGCCGCCTGATGGCGCCAGTGCTCACGCCGATCACCGAATTCATCCAGCGCTACCAGTGGCAGGCCTTGCTGCTGCTCGGGCTGATTTCCACCTATCGACTGTCGGATACGGTGATGGGGGTGATGGCGGGGGTGTTCTACATCGACGTCGGCTACAGCAAGGAAACCATCGCCAGCGTGAGCAAGGTGTTCGGCGTGTTCATGACCTTGCTCGGCGCCGGCCTCGGCGGCGTCCTGATCACGCGCATCGGCATCCTGCCCATCCTCTTCATCGGCGGCGCCGCTTCGGCGTTGACCAATCTGCTGTTCGTGATGATCGCCTCCACCGGTGCCAACGTGCCGCTGCTGATCGCCACCATCTGTGCCGACAACATCAGCGGTGGCATGGCCACCTCGGCCTTCGTCGCCTATCTGTCGAGCCTCACCAACCTGAGGTTCTCGGCGACCCAGTACGCCATGCTCAGCTCGCTGATGCTGCTGTTACCACGCTTACTGGGCGGCTATTCGGGGGCCATGGTGGAGCACGTTGGCTACAGCTCCTTCTTCTCGCTGACCGCACTGATGGGGGTCCCGACCCTGCTGTTGATCGCAATGCTCTGGCTGCGCCAGCGGCGGATGCCGGTCGCGCCCGAGTCGGCCAACGGCGGCCACTGA
- the groL gene encoding chaperonin GroEL (60 kDa chaperone family; promotes refolding of misfolded polypeptides especially under stressful conditions; forms two stacked rings of heptamers to form a barrel-shaped 14mer; ends can be capped by GroES; misfolded proteins enter the barrel where they are refolded when GroES binds) encodes MAAKDVKFGDSARKKLLTGVNTLADAVKATLGPKGRNVVLERSFGAPLITKDGVSVAKEIELKDKIENIGAQLVKDVASKANDAAGDGTTTATVLAQAIVTEGLKSVAAGLNPMDLKRGIDKATAAVVAELKNLSKPCADSKAIAQVGTISANSDDSIGNIIAEAMEKVGKEGVITVEEGSGLENELSVVEGMQFDRGYLSPYFINKPDTMSAELDSPLLLLVDKKISNIRELLPVLEAVAKAGRPLLIVAEDVEGEALATLVVNNMRGIVKVAAVKAPGFGDRRKAMLQDIAILTGGTVISEEVGLSLESTTLEHLGQAKRVVLNKENTTVIDGAGVEADIQARIKQIRAQVEETSSDYDKEKLQERLAKLAGGVAVIKVGAATEVEMKEKKARVEDALHATRAAVEEGVVPGGGVALVRALEALKDLKGINEEQNAGINILRRAVEAPLRQIVTNAGDEASVVLDKVKQGSGNYGYNAATGEYGDMLEFGIIDPAKVTRSALQAASSIAGLLITTEAIVAELPKDDAAPAMPDMGGMGGMGGMM; translated from the coding sequence ATGGCTGCAAAAGACGTCAAATTCGGTGACTCCGCGCGCAAGAAGCTGCTGACCGGTGTCAACACCCTGGCCGACGCCGTCAAGGCCACCCTGGGCCCGAAAGGCCGCAACGTGGTTCTGGAGCGTAGCTTCGGTGCTCCCCTGATCACCAAGGACGGCGTTTCCGTCGCCAAGGAGATCGAGCTCAAGGACAAGATCGAGAACATCGGCGCCCAGCTGGTGAAAGACGTGGCCTCCAAGGCCAACGACGCGGCCGGCGACGGCACCACCACCGCCACCGTACTGGCCCAGGCCATCGTTACCGAAGGCCTGAAGTCCGTGGCCGCCGGCCTGAACCCGATGGACCTGAAGCGCGGCATCGACAAGGCCACCGCCGCCGTCGTCGCCGAGCTGAAGAACCTGTCCAAGCCCTGCGCCGACAGCAAGGCCATCGCCCAGGTAGGCACCATCTCCGCCAACTCCGACGACAGCATCGGCAACATCATCGCCGAAGCCATGGAGAAGGTCGGTAAAGAAGGCGTGATCACCGTCGAAGAAGGCTCGGGCCTGGAAAACGAACTGTCCGTCGTCGAAGGCATGCAGTTCGACCGTGGCTACCTGTCGCCCTACTTCATCAACAAGCCCGACACCATGTCCGCCGAGCTGGACAGCCCGCTGCTGCTGCTGGTCGACAAGAAGATCTCCAACATCCGCGAACTGCTGCCGGTGCTGGAAGCTGTCGCCAAGGCCGGTCGTCCGCTGCTGATCGTCGCCGAAGACGTCGAAGGCGAAGCCCTGGCTACCCTGGTGGTCAACAACATGCGCGGTATCGTCAAGGTCGCCGCCGTCAAGGCGCCCGGCTTCGGTGATCGTCGCAAGGCCATGCTGCAGGACATCGCCATCCTGACCGGCGGTACCGTCATCTCCGAAGAAGTCGGTCTGAGCCTGGAAAGCACCACCCTGGAGCACCTGGGTCAAGCCAAGCGTGTGGTCCTGAACAAGGAAAACACCACCGTCATCGACGGCGCTGGCGTCGAAGCCGACATCCAGGCCCGTATCAAGCAGATCCGTGCCCAGGTCGAAGAAACCTCTTCCGACTACGACAAAGAGAAGCTGCAAGAGCGTCTGGCCAAGCTGGCTGGCGGTGTTGCCGTGATCAAGGTTGGCGCTGCCACCGAAGTCGAGATGAAAGAGAAGAAAGCCCGCGTCGAAGACGCCCTGCACGCGACCCGCGCTGCTGTGGAAGAAGGCGTGGTGCCTGGCGGCGGTGTTGCCCTGGTGCGTGCCCTGGAAGCTCTGAAAGACCTGAAAGGCATCAACGAAGAGCAGAACGCCGGTATCAACATCCTGCGTCGCGCCGTCGAAGCGCCTCTGCGCCAGATCGTGACCAACGCCGGTGACGAAGCCTCCGTCGTGCTGGACAAGGTCAAGCAGGGCAGCGGCAACTACGGCTACAACGCCGCTACCGGCGAATACGGCGACATGCTGGAATTCGGCATCATCGACCCGGCCAAGGTGACCCGCAGCGCGCTGCAGGCCGCTTCGTCCATCGCCGGTCTGCTGATCACCACCGAAGCCATCGTGGCTGAGCTGCCGAAAGACGACGCAGCCCCGGCCATGCCCGACATGGGCGGCATGGGTGGCATGGGCGGCATGATGTAA
- a CDS encoding response regulator transcription factor, whose product MRILVVEDNKDILSNLLDYLSLKGYSVDCAQDGLSGLHLAATEHYDLLILDIMLPGIDGYTLCQRLRQDARRDTPVIMLTARDQLDDRLEGFRSGADDYLVKPFALSELAARVEAVMRRAKGGGRRQLQVADLSYDLDTLEVTRAGALLKLNPIGLKILALLMQKSPHVVRREVLEEAVWGEDYPDSDSLRSHVHQLRQVIDKPFGQPLLLTIHGVGYKLVEQD is encoded by the coding sequence ATGCGTATCCTGGTGGTAGAAGACAACAAGGACATCCTCAGCAACCTGCTGGATTACCTCAGCCTCAAGGGCTACAGCGTGGATTGCGCCCAGGATGGCCTGTCCGGCCTGCACCTGGCCGCGACCGAGCACTACGATCTGTTGATCCTCGACATCATGCTGCCGGGTATCGATGGCTACACCCTCTGCCAGCGCCTGCGCCAGGACGCCCGACGCGATACCCCGGTGATCATGCTCACCGCCCGTGACCAGCTCGACGACCGCCTGGAAGGCTTTCGTTCCGGCGCCGACGACTACCTGGTCAAGCCCTTCGCCCTGTCCGAACTGGCCGCCCGCGTCGAGGCGGTGATGCGTCGAGCCAAGGGCGGCGGACGCCGCCAGTTGCAGGTCGCCGATCTCAGCTACGACCTCGATACCCTGGAAGTGACCCGTGCCGGTGCGCTGCTCAAGCTCAATCCCATTGGCCTCAAGATTCTCGCCCTGCTGATGCAGAAGAGCCCGCACGTGGTGCGTCGTGAGGTGCTGGAAGAGGCGGTCTGGGGCGAGGACTACCCCGACAGCGATAGCCTGCGCAGCCATGTCCACCAGTTGCGGCAGGTCATCGACAAACCCTTTGGCCAGCCGCTGCTGCTTACCATCCATGGCGTGGGCTACAAACTGGTCGAGCAGGATTGA
- a CDS encoding FxsA family protein has product MRVTALVFLLFPFLELAVLIKVGSEIGVLATFALLLLGFLVGVALLRVAGFTTLWRIRMRLAQGQMPEQEVVQGLTMAIAGALLIFPGFISDVLALICLLPVTRKALLGAVIGQVTRRAPGAQGYQPGSGHSAPHRPEVIEGEVVRRDEEKR; this is encoded by the coding sequence ATGCGCGTGACCGCCTTAGTCTTCTTGCTGTTCCCCTTTCTGGAACTGGCCGTACTCATCAAGGTCGGCAGCGAAATCGGCGTGCTCGCCACCTTCGCCCTGCTGCTGCTGGGCTTTCTGGTCGGCGTCGCCCTGCTGCGCGTCGCTGGTTTCACCACCCTCTGGCGCATCCGCATGCGCCTGGCCCAGGGACAGATGCCCGAGCAGGAAGTGGTGCAGGGGCTGACCATGGCCATCGCCGGCGCCCTGTTGATCTTTCCGGGCTTCATCAGCGACGTCCTGGCGCTCATCTGCCTGCTGCCGGTGACCCGCAAGGCCCTGTTGGGCGCGGTGATCGGCCAGGTGACACGCCGTGCGCCCGGCGCCCAGGGCTACCAGCCGGGCTCCGGCCATTCCGCGCCCCATCGTCCCGAGGTGATCGAGGGCGAGGTCGTGCGCCGCGACGAGGAAAAGCGCTAA
- a CDS encoding co-chaperone GroES, whose translation MALRPLHDRVVIRRSEEETKSAGGIVLPGSAAEKPNRGEVVAVGTGRVLDNGEVRAPAVKVGDKVVFGPYSGSNAIKVDGEELLVMAESEILAVIEG comes from the coding sequence ATGGCGCTTCGTCCTCTGCATGATCGCGTTGTGATCCGTCGCAGCGAAGAAGAGACCAAATCCGCTGGCGGCATCGTGCTGCCGGGCTCGGCCGCCGAGAAGCCGAACCGCGGTGAAGTGGTTGCCGTAGGCACTGGACGCGTGCTGGACAACGGCGAAGTCCGGGCTCCGGCAGTGAAAGTGGGTGACAAGGTGGTGTTCGGTCCCTATTCCGGCAGCAACGCCATCAAGGTCGATGGCGAAGAACTGCTGGTCATGGCCGAGTCCGAAATCCTGGCCGTCATCGAAGGCTGA